The following are encoded together in the Lactuca sativa cultivar Salinas chromosome 1, Lsat_Salinas_v11, whole genome shotgun sequence genome:
- the LOC111915202 gene encoding importin subunit alpha-9, with protein sequence MADENAATPKRDPIKNPVGNTAAQKRKQNAVSVGKERREALFRTKRLCRAGVSTDTDVPIDDNEMMIEEEQSILESQTTSAVQELNLAVTFQGKGAVQKKVNALRELRRLLSKSEFPPVETAIKSGAIPLLAQCLSFGSHDEQLLEAAWCLTNIAAGKPEETRALLPALPLLIAHIGEKSSVPVAEQCAWALGNVAGEGEELRQILISQGALLPLAKMMLPNKGSTVRTAAWALSNLIKGPDPKAATELIKVDGVVEAILRHLRKSDDELATEIAWVVVYLSALSTVATSILVKTDLLQLLVERLASSNSLQLLIPVLRSLGNLIAGDAYTTNAILVPGHQITDNIIQALSKCLNSEHRVLKKEAAWVLSNIAAGSVGHKQLIYKSEAVALLVQLLLTAPFDIKKEVAYVVGNLCVAPAEGSGRSTLIFDHLVSFVRSGCVRGFIDLVRSADIEAARLGLQFLELVLRGMPNGEGQKLVEREDGIDAMERFQFHENEDLRNMANQLVDKYFGEDYGVDE encoded by the exons ATGGCCGATGAAAACGCAGCGACACCCAAAAGAGACCCCATCAAGAATCCTG TTGGGAACACTGCTGCACAAAAGAGAAAACAAAATGCAGTTTCAGTTGGtaaagaaagaagagaagctTTATTCAGAACCAAACGACTATGTAGAGCAGGAGTTAGCACCGATACAGATGTCCCCATTGATGATAATGAGATGATGATAGAAGAAGAACAATCAATTCTAGAGTCTCAAACAACTTCAGCTGTCCAAGAATTAAACCTTGCAGTCACCTTCCA GGGAAAAGGTGCAGTTCAAAAGAAAGTAAATGCTCTTCGCGAGTTAAGACGTTTATTGTCTAAATCCGAATTTCCTCCTGTTGAAACTGCTATAAAATCTGGAGCTATACCTTTACTTGCACAATGTCTTTCGTTTGGATCCCATGATGAACAG TTGCTTGAAGCAGCTTGGTGTCTTACAAACATAGCTGCTGGAAAACCTGAAGAAACAAGAGCTTTATTGCCTGCATTACCTTTACTCATTGCTCATATTGGAG AAAAGAGTTCAGTCCCTGTTGCAGAGCAGTGTGCATGGGCATTAGGAAATGTTGCAGGAGAAGGTGAAGAACTGAGACAAATTCTGATTTCTCAAGGGGCATTACTTCCTCTTGCAAAAATGATGTTGCCAAATAAAGGTTCAACAGTTAGAACTGCTGCTTGGGCATTATCAAATCTTATCAAG GGACCAGACCCAAAGGCTGCAACAGAACTCATAAAAGTTGATGGTGTAGTTGAAGCTATACTAAGACACTTGAGGAAATC TGACGATGAATTAGCGACAGAAATAGCATGGGTTGTGGTGTATCTTTCGGCTCTTTCAACCGTTGCTACTTCCATACTTGTGAAGACTGATCTTCTTCAATTACTTGTTGAAAGATTGGCCTCTTCAAATAGCTTGCAATTGCTCATTCCG GTGCTACGGAGTTTAGGTAATCTCATAGCAGGCGATGCTTACACAACTAATGCCATTCTTGTTCCTGGACATCAAATCACAG ATAATATCATACAGGCATTAAGCAAGTGTCTAAATAGTGAGCACCGTGTCTTAAAGAAg GAAGCTGCATGGGTGTTATCAAATATAGCAGCGGGTTCAGTGGGTCACAAGCAATTGATATATAAAAGTGAAGCAGTGGCATTATTAGTACAGCTTTTGTTAACAGCGCCATTTGATATTAAAAAGGAAGTGGCGTATGTTGTGGGTAACCTTTGTGTTGCACCAGCGGAAGGTTCCGGAAGGTCAACTTTGATATTTGACCACTTGGTTTCATTTGTTAGAAGTGGATGTGTTCGTGGTTTTATTGATTTGGTTAGATCTGCTGATATTGAAGCTGCAAGACTCGGTCTTCAATTCCTAGAGCTG gTGTTAAGAGGGATGCCAAATGGTGAGGGACAAAAGTTGGTGGAAAGAGAGGATGGGATTGATGCCATGGAAAGGTTTCAGTTTCATGAAAATGAAGATCTTCGAAATATGGCTAACCAGTTAGTTGACAAGTATTTTGGGGAGGATTATGGGGTTGATGAATAA